The following proteins come from a genomic window of Metarhizium brunneum chromosome 2, complete sequence:
- the sgd1 gene encoding Suppressor of glycerol defect protein 1, producing MPAGSITDLQQKLFKRIGVDLHQQKQPGGAAIHRHYGSSHSLTRKENRRLQRTQKKSQRHSSHPSKPVMKRKEGNSASRPRQTLSPVPRVLASQFSDVDQVDDILSDADESSDSEYSTEEVEKWEDSSGENSADTTPNTRNRGGLSKIHLEKLAQDDAEIEDFERKLGIKKGRRSLPQAFKEDGLEELIGETGEDIAGSEDDMKKRKSVYDDWLSSKRRKTESRPVSKPVSDSLSRVRSAPTRDMTESVSPEASDIDESGIDEDDATIGLDSDQNAFASYKQPQRENPYIAPTNGEAAAKYVPLARRHENTESEKHAQPRLQRQVRGLINRLTDANLIWIVQSVEELYQSNARAEVTDILTDAILSQLRKQESLPDQFFVLIGGFSAAVYKITGSSFGSHLVRNIVKEFGEYYGQAADHDSSQHALKKEPANFLTFLTQLYVFEVVSCKIVFDYMEILLDNLSELNVELLLRVCRMAGRLLRRDDPQALKHVSTVLSSAVNSVGYTNVSARTKFMIETIQDLKNNKPSAKGTDSTIVSEHVLRMKKRLGELKSQSRRLDGLAPMGIGLKDTESVDKHGKWWLVGASVPTYRDAEERARMISKEVNRGLKDAADDEDMDFVLPDYPSKAKAQGLHTGAQIAIFTAIMSGLNYEHGHRQFVGLKLKKDDQLEITRVLVQCVGSEPDYNEYYALVGGQACVNSRIRFAFQDRLWKIFRSLGESLFGEGSEEAEETTEGERLKNESRLGNIAQFYASLVANGALGISIFKAIDLPELNVWASLFVELFLLSLLRQCRRKETSEDLKVKRIFGAASELPALAANLHWFLRKKVRKSKYIGNKETKAIQRVRTKAQAAIQGSDGDKQ from the coding sequence ATGCCAGCAGGCTCAATTACAGACCTGCAACAGAAACTGTTCAAGCGCATAGGCGTCGATTTACACCAACAGAAACAACCTGGAGGAGCGGCAATCCATCGACATTATGGCTCATCCCACTCCCTCACACGCAAGGAAAATCGCAGGCTTCAAAGGACGCAGAAAAAATCCCAGAGGCACTCTAGCCATCCTTCGAAGCCCgtgatgaaaagaaaagagggTAATTCTGCATCTCGTCCCAGGCAAACCCTGTCTCCAGTGCCTCGGGTTTTGGCATCTCAGTTCTCAGACGTGGACCAGGTAGACGACATTTTATCAGATGCTGACGAAAGTAGCGATTCGGAATATAGCACTGAAGAAGTGGAGAAGTGGGAGGACTCGTCCGGTGAAAATTCAGCAGATACAACTCCCAATACGAGGAATCGAGGAGGCTTATCAAAGATACACCTTGAGAAGTTAGCCCAGGATGATGCCGAAATTGAAGATTTCGAGAGGAAGCTTGGTATCAAAAAGGGTCGTCGATCTCTACCACAAGCGTTTAAGGAGGATGGCTTGGAGGAACTAATTGGCGAGACGGGTGAGGATATTGCCGGCAGTGAAGATGATATGAAGAAACGAAAATCTGTCTACGATGACTGGTTATCTTCAAAGAGGAGAAAGACAGAGTCCAGACCTGTTTCAAAACCCGTTTCAGACTCTCTTTCTAGGGTCAGGTCTGCTCCGACGCGGGATATGACTGAAAGCGTTTCACCGGAGGCATCTGATATAGATGAATCTGGTAtagatgaagacgacgccaCCATTGGACTTGATTCCGACCAAAACGCATTTGCAAGTTACAAACAACCGCAAAGAGAGAATCCTTACATCGCACCTACCAACGGAGAAGCGGCTGCAAAGTATGTTCCATTAGCACGACGCCATGAAAATACAGAATCAGAGAAACATGCCCAGCCTCGGCTACAACGACAAGTTCGAGGCCTGATCAATCGATTGACGGACGCCAACCTTATATGGATTGTGCAATCTGTCGAAGAGTTATACCAATCCAATGCCCGCGCGGAAGTCACTGATATTCTCACTGATGCTATCTTGTCACAGTTGCGCAAACAAGAAAGTCTGCCGGACCAATTCTTCGTCTTGATCGGCGGGTTCTCTGCCGCAGTTTACAAAATTACGGGTTCCAGCTTTGGATCACATCTCGTGCGAAATATAGTGAAGGAGTTTGGTGAATATTATGGCCAAGCCGCAGACCATGATAGCAGTCAGCACGCGTTGAAAAAGGAACCTGCCAACTTCCTGACCTTTCTTACGCAGCTCTACGTCTTCGAAGTCGTCAGTTGCAAAATTGTATTCGACTACATGGAAATTTTGTTAGACAACCTGTCCGAACTGAACGTTGAACTGCTACTCAGGGTCTGTCGAATGGCTGGAAGGCTATTACGAAGAGATGACCCTCAAGCGCTCAAGCATGTTTCTACCGTTTTAAGCTCTGCTGTGAACAGCGTTGGATATACGAACGTCTCAGCACGCACAAAGTTCATGATTGAAACAATCCAGGACTTGAAGAATAACAAGCCGAGTGCTAAAGGAACGGACTCTACCATAGTGTCCGAGCATGTTCTTCGGATGAAAAAACGCCTTGGAGAACTGAAGTCACAGTCAAGACGGCTGGATGGTCTAGCGCCAATGGGTATTGGACTTAAAGATACTGAAAGCGTCGACAAGCATGGAAAATGGTGGCTAGTTGGTGCCAGTGTTCCGACCTACCGTGATGCGGAAGAAAGAGCGCGAATGATCTCCAAGGAAGTAAACCGTGGTCTCAAAGATGCAGCGGACGATGAGGACATGGATTTTGTTCTGCCAGATTATCCAAGCAAGGCAAAGGCACAAGGTCTCCATACAGGTGCCCAGATTGCCATATTTACAGCCATCATGTCGGGGCTTAACTACGAACATGGTCATCGCCAATTTGTGGGTTTGAAATTGAAAAAGGATGATCAGCTTGAAATAACCAGAGTTTTGGTGCAATGTGTTGGAAGCGAACCAGATTACAATGAATACTATGCCTTGGTGGGGGGGCAAGCTTGTGTGAACAGCCGAATACGATTCGCATTTCAAGATCGTCTTTGGAAAATATTTCGAAGCTTAGGCGAATCCCTATTCGGCGAAGGTTCAGAGGAAGCTGAAGAGACTACTGAAGGGGAAAGACTCAAAAACGAAAGCCGGCTGGGCAACATTGCCCAATTCTACGCCTCACTTGTGGCTAACGGCGCCCTTGGCATTAGCATCTTCAAAGCCATTGACCTCCCGGAACTAAATGTATGGGCCTCGTTATTTGTGGAGTTGTTTCTTCTAAGTCTCTTACGGCAATGCAGAAGGAAAGAGACCAGTGAAGATCTGAAGGTGAAGCGTATCTTCGGCGCTGCCAGCGAGCTGCCTGCTCTGGCAGCCAATCTCCACTGGTTTTTGAGGAAAAAAGTCCGCAAGTCCAAGTATATTGGGAACAAGGAGACCAAGGCGATTCAACGGGTGAGAACAAAAGCACAAGCCGCTATCCAAGGGTCAGACGGGGATAAGCAATAA